In a single window of the Alosa sapidissima isolate fAloSap1 chromosome 18, fAloSap1.pri, whole genome shotgun sequence genome:
- the LOC121689572 gene encoding SPRY domain-containing SOCS box protein 2, with the protein MGLSLCCQLCDSSTARNSRPAPSSLMNLSTTPSLRLSTLLHSPPIAPGNPCSFWSVSETSPHLHVRDGGACVWRQPVEQSSDAIWSIGGIKEGLHLWEVTWEADQRGSHALIGVSTRKSPRQVSGYTALVGGDSMSWGWELSSNQRWHKGKEAGRYPAGAEHPMDIPACVVVAVDADTGTLGYVVEGCYLGVAFTDLPKGEELFLAVSCVWGGASIHLRYLGGISRDPPALMSLCSLSINQTLGRSRASLTNRLPLPPVLQHLLQEHQWPVNTSGL; encoded by the exons atgggtctctctctgtgctgccaACTGTGTGATAGCAGCACCGCCAGGAATAGCCGGCCCGCTCCCTCCTCTCTAATGAATCTCTCCACCACTCCATCCCTACGCCTCTCCACACTCCTCCACTCGCCACCCATTGCTCCTGGCAACCCATGCTCATTCTGGAGTGTGTCTGAGACATCCCCACACCTGCACGTGCGCGATggtggagcgtgtgtgtggcgTCAGCCTGTGGAGCAGAGCAGTGACGCCATCTGGTCCATTGGTGGGATCAAGGAGGGGCTTCACCTGTGGGAGGTGACCTGGGAGGCAGACCAAAGAGGAAGCCACGCCCTCATTGGTGTTTCCACCAGGAAGAGTCCTCGACAGGTTTCTGGTTACACTGCACTAGTGGGCGGAGACTCCATGTCCTGGGGGTGGGAGCTCTCATCCAATCAGCGATGGCATAAAGGCAAGGAGGCAGGCAGGTATCCTGCTGGGGCGGAGCATCCAATGGACATTCCAGCTTGTGTAGTGGTGGCAGTGGATGCGGACACAGGAACTCTGGGATATGTGGTGGAGGGCTGTTATCTAGGTGTGGCCTTTACTGATCTACCCAAAGGGGAGGAGCTTTTCCTGGCTGTCAGCTGTGTTTGGGGTGGAGCCAGTATACATCTGCGCTACCTTGGCGGCATATCTC GTGACCCTCCTGCACTGATGTCACTCTGCAGTTTGTCCATTAATCAGACTTTAGGGCGGAGCAGAGCCTCCTTGACTAATAGGCTGCCCCTTCCACCTGTCTTGCAGCATTTACTACAGGAACACCAGTGGCCTGTAAATACCAGTGGCctgtaa